A single genomic interval of Helianthus annuus cultivar XRQ/B chromosome 6, HanXRQr2.0-SUNRISE, whole genome shotgun sequence harbors:
- the LOC110866062 gene encoding G-type lectin S-receptor-like serine/threonine-protein kinase At4g27290 encodes MFGHDPEFGSGDGDLNIQLFGLSTLHKATNNFSVNNKLGKGGFGLVYKGVLEDGQVIPVKRLSTTSAQGLQEFKNEVISISKLQHRNLVKLLGYCVEGAEKMLIYEYMSNKSLDSFLFDETQRELLDWPARYHIINRIARGLLYLHQDSRLRIIHRDLKASNILLDSDMNPKISDFGLARTFGSNQIVANTKRVAGTDGYMAPEYATRGIFSIKSDVYSFGVLVLEIACGEKNTKFVCKEHCDTLIGHAWGLHNEGRTLQLVDKCLGELVDVSQVIRSIHIGLLCVQRNPQDRPTMTSVFSMLVSEGPLPSPKVPGFYIGKAKQEAHNLRAYMEHVLTMN; translated from the exons ATGTTTGGACATGATCCTGAATTCGGAAGTGGTGATGGAGATCTTAATATACAATTATTTGGCTTGTCTACATTACATAAAGCTACAAACAACTTTTCAGTGAACAATAAACTTGGAAAGGGTGGGTTTGGACTCGTTTACAAG GGTGTGCTTGAAGATGGGCAGGTAATACCAGTGAAGCGGCTATCAACAACATCCGCTCAAGGACTTCAGGAGTTCAAGAATGAAGTCATCTCAATATCTAAACTACAACATCGGAATCTTGTCAAACTCTTGGGTTATTGCGTAGAGGGAGCCGAAAAGATGTTGATTTATGAATACATGTCAAACAAAAGCCTCGATTCCTTCTTATTTG ATGAGACACAACGTGAACTCCTTGATTGGCCTGCGCGTTACCACATTATCAATAGAATTGCTCGTGGACTTCTTTATCTTCATCAGGATTCTCGGCTCAGAATCATACATAGAGATCTCAAAGCCAGCAACATATTGCTTGACTCAGATATGAACCCAAAGATATCAGATTTTGGCCTGGCTAGAACTTTTGGAAGTAATCAGATAGTGGCTAACACAAAGAGAGTGGCTGGAACAGA TGGCTACATGGCACCAGAGTATGCAACTCGTGGTATATTTTCCATAAAATCAGACGTATATAGCTTTGGCGTATTAGTGCTTGAAATTGCGTGTGGGGAGAAAAACACAAAATTCGTCTGCAAAGAACATTGTGACACCCTTATTGGACAT GCATGGGGACTCCATAATGAAGGTAGAACCTTGCAGCTAGTTGATAAATGTCTAGGCGAATTAGTTGATGTGTCTCAAGTAATACGATCAATCCATATTGGTTTGTTGTGTGTTCAACGTAACCCACAAGATAGACCAACTATGACTTCGGTGTTCAGTATGTTGGTTAGTGAGGGCCCATTGCCTTCACCCAAAGTTCCAGGCTTTTACATTGGAAAAGCTAAGCAAGAAGCACACAACCTTCGAGCTTATATGGAGCATGTTCTAACAATGAACTAA